A single genomic interval of Anthonomus grandis grandis chromosome 17, icAntGran1.3, whole genome shotgun sequence harbors:
- the LOC126746500 gene encoding uncharacterized protein LOC126746500, giving the protein MISQELNGSASKEKDCALDNHVLKQALLMVEVGIELKDRYSAGDKYIRHLKTFVNGAEKAVAALQLTSRSSLDLAEKLLQSNLKSQKLSENLKHEFENLLSVIQREISTMETRPRDEDAPQCEGLNLDQLADKIKSLETRNRSSDNSLVANPSSSKSSKIDINEKYPENLSRESLIDLNNINLPPVPEDIFTSFSNKPIRTSSLSSLKSMRKIKLFLQKAESSDDDESSENDDHDYSRLVYGDSDECKNLSCHSPSSKKLQLGNIKEETQD; this is encoded by the exons ATGATTTCTCAAGAATTAAATGGAAGCGCCTCCAAAGAGAAGGATTGTGCGTTGGACAACCATGTTTTGAAACAGGCTCTTCTAATGGTAGAAGTGGGAATCGAGCTGAAAGATCGATATAGCGCCGGGGATAAATATATTCGCCATTTAAAAACGTTTGTAAATG GGGCGGAAAAGGCTGTAGCAGCCCTACAGCTCACCTCACGATCATCACTTGACCTGGCGGAAAAACTGCTTCAGTCCAACCTAAAGTCGCAGAAACTGTCGGAGAACTTGAAACACGAGTTCGAAAACTTACTAA GTGTAATCCAGAGGGAAATAAGCACCATGGAGACGAGACCCCGTGACGAGGACGCTCCACAGTGCGAGGGCCTAAATCTGGATCAATTGGCGGATAAAATTAAATCGCTCGAAACGAGAAATCGGAGTTCTGATAATAGTTTAGTGGCTAATCCTTCCAGTTCTAAAAGTTCTAAG AtcgacataaatgaaaagtacCCAGAAAACCTATCCAGAGAATCCCTAATTGACCTAAACAACATTAATCTCCCTCCAGTACCCGAAGATATTTTCACAAGTTTCTCTAATAAGCCGATCCGCACCTCCAGTTTGTCCTCACTGAAGAGCATGCGCAAGATCAAACTCTTTCTGCAAAAAGCTGAAAGTTCTGATGACGATGAAAGTTCCGAAAATGACGATCATGATTATTCCAGATTGGTCTAT GGTGATAGTGACGAATGCAAAAACTTAAGTTGCCACAGTCCCTCCTCCAAAAAGCTTCAGTTGGGCAACATCAAAGAGGAAACCCAAGATTGA
- the LOC126746482 gene encoding sphingomyelin phosphodiesterase 4, protein MYSKDYDNFMSRVQHALKRSVRARCAELTVLLDRASLLELHNFFPILIDNIFGPQGTVCWGLRNSTEMAGEDFRQLHYFLSPCGPVFRLIYALLKDPNIKYEFSLAYLPMKVRQALELPSVNPFYTELINISPQTKRITSLLLNPFDYYFFHFAYHLINPWQQRAGSSVTSWNTVYYTLCCDYILHFLPTDPAAKILPEIYYNGKNPQRQISPPASIQSSPRGRLGLSNPIPFGRDDTKTLNIHNYHPRNEIWRSETVLTVLTDMWMCNDSVNQTLSTSDLNNSIGTKSMRMHYNELPTGEYMRIVRVLIKQLHAFSDSAKADDTYLCALKKVALPMIQGKFYVFLRNLIHRWPLDGSFRLVLELWLTYIQPWRYPANNIIKQINKPLINPDIEDLNVGKEKQQLNPTPDHKNFIAENLLCYVVILEQLLPRFCRVDLVSPKMSLMLYRITKVFDQPNLPDYLKEIEACVENRQPSPSHKKYFDMPSDLPSASPIDNWSTTLPMSPIPVNNNRNFDFQQNNASMLSSTMIHLDKKWVNITRQKIFELEGPNFCYKPLFTQPPAPEVLELIGQIKKSIRQAQDLIGWQEQEEKKMYSGLWGSVKYFLQSHASNDEFTLDERRKVPVYLEVSLNNLRDLFQVDEGGVPEEPETSTISNGNGFEMSNDFKFLTPEKVRSRLKTIKYDGDPDLLPIRSDECTFLVRALYQFAQKVNENFGQTFYQLYHNPNYPGRLARQFLLPPMTVHKYDKSVVGSPNRVNIHLPPRVTFRHFASYRFLTYLLLGVFVAWLFNYRLDTYLFFVLFLFFVYKLIRAIPKDNPMDGSGIRHGYPTQGFGNISFNDSF, encoded by the exons ATGTACTCTAAAGATTACGATAATTTCATG agtCGCGTCCAGCATGCCCTAAAACGTTCAGTACGAGCCAGATGTGCCGAACTCACAGTCCTCTTAGACCGAGCCAGCCTATTGGAGCTCCACAACTTTTTCCCAATTTTAATCGATAACATTTTTGGCCCCCAAGGGACAGTATGCTGGGGCCTCAGAAACAGCACAGAAATGGCCGGAGAGGATTTTAGGCAGCTGCATTATTTTTTGTCCCCATGCGGGCCAGTTTTCAGGTTGATCTATGCTCTCCTAAAGGATCCCAACATTAAGTATGAGTTTTCTTTGGCTTATTTACCG ATGAAAGTGAGACAGGCCTTAGAACTACCCTCAGTCAACCCATTTTACACAGAACTGATTAATATTAGCCCACAAACTAAGAGAATAACTTCATTGTTACTAA ACCCATTCGATTATTACTTCTTCCATTTTGCTTACCATCTAATAAACCCATGGCAACAGAGAGCAGGGTCTTCGGTAACTTCTTGGAATACTGTATATTATACATTATGTTGTGACTATATTCTGCACTTTTTGCCCACTGATCCTGCAGCTaaaattttgccagaaatttaCTATAATGGGAAGAACCCTCAAAGGCAAATCTCACCACCAGCAAGCATCCA ATCCTCCCCAAGAGGAAGACTGGGCCTATCGAACCCAATACCTTTTGGTAGAGATGACACAAAAACTTTAAACATCCACAATTACCACCCTCGGAATGAAATCTGGAGAAGTGAGACTGTACtgactgttttaactgatatgtGGATGTGTAATGACTCAGTCAATCAAACATTATCCACTAGTGATCTGAATAACTCAATTGGGACCAAATCTATG AGGATGCACTATAATGAACTGCCCACCGGGGAATACATGAGAATAGTGAGGGTGTTAATAAAACAACTCCATGCCTTCTCGGACAGTGCCAAAGCCGATGATACTTATCTATGTGCATTAAAAAAAGTCGCTTTGCCAATGATCCAGGgaaagttttatgtttttttgaggAATTTGATCCATAGGTGGCCTCTGGATGGGAGTTTTAGGTTGGTGCTGGAGCTGTGGCTGACTTATATACAGCCATGGAGGTATCCGGCCAATAATATAATCAAACAAAT AAATAAACCGTTAATAAACCCAGACATAGAGGACCTCAATGTGGGCAAGGAAAAGCAACAACTGAACCCAACTCCAGACCACAAAAACTTTATAGCGGAAAATCTTTTATGTTATGTGGTGATTTTAGAACAATTACTACCGAGGTTCTGTAGGGTCGATCTGGTCAGTCCCAAAATGTCTTTGATGCTTTATAGGATAACTAAG GTATTTGATCAACCAAACCTCCCGGATTATTTAAAGGAAATCGAGGCATGCGTGGAGAACAGGCAACCATCTCCCAGCCATAAGAAGTACTTTGATATGCCTAGTGATTTACCGTCAGCATCTCCGATAGACAATTGGTCCACCACGTTGCCCATGTCACCAATTCCCGTGAATAATA ACAGAAACTTTGACTTCCAACAAAACAACGCATCGATGCTGAGCAGCACAATGATCCACTTGGACAAGAAATGGGTGAACATCACTAGACAAAAAATATTCGAGCTCGAAGGGCCGAACTTTTGCTACAAACCGCTTTTCACGCAACCGCCCGCGCCGGAAGTCCTCGAGTTAATCGGTCAAATAAAGAAATCGATAAGACAGGCCCAGGACCTGATCGGATGGCAGGAACAAGAGGAGAAGAAAATGTACTCGGGTCTATGGGGTTCcgttaaatatttcttacagTCGCACGCATCCAATGACGAATTCACTTTGGACGAGAGGAGAAAAGTACCCGTTTACTTGGAGGTTTCCCTGAATAATTTACGGGATTTATTTCAGGTGGATGAGGGG GGTGTTCCGGAAGAGCCTGAAACCTCAACGATCTCCAACGGGAACGGATTTGAAATGTCCAACGATTTCAAGTTCCTCACGCCTGAGAAGGTGAGGAGTCGACTGAAGACTATTAAATACGATGGAGATCCCGATTTGTTGCCCATAAGGAGTGACGAGTGTACGTTTTTGGTTCGTGCGCTCTATCAGTTTGCTCAGAAAGTCAACGAGAAT tttggTCAGACGTTCTACCAGCTCTACCACAACCCAAACTACCCCGGCAGACTGGCCCGTCAATTCCTGCTACCGCCAATGACCGTTCACAAGTACGATAAATCCGTAGTGGGGTCGCCGAACAGGGTGAACATCCACTTACCGCCCCGCGTTACTTTTCGCCATTTTGCCAGCTACagatttttaacttatttgctACTCGGTGTCTTTGTAGCCTGGCTGTTCAACTACAGGTTGGACACTTATTTGTTCTTCGtcttgtttttgtttttcgtttatAAGTTAATTAGGGCGATCCCTAAGGATAACCCGATGGACGGTTCCGGTATTAGGCACGGATACCCCACCCAGGGGTTCGGTAATATAAGTTTTAACGATTCGTTTTaa